Proteins from a genomic interval of Nitrosomonas sp.:
- a CDS encoding PAS domain-containing protein: MRINMPVTNIELEMKDGEFLVSKTTPKGVITYVNPPFIEMSGYTEAELIGQAHNLVRHPDMPPEAFEDLWTTLKQERPWSGLVKNRSKEGGFYWVFANATPIREQGRVTGHMSVRSKPSREQIQAAETLYREMREGRANVQIVGGEVISKGIAGTIGQKMKQLQLRTQIILLATLPMVAAVTALWLTGQQSWLVYGSLIAGGLFSVGLGVMLYRNIRLPVEMLTSHLEKMAQGDYTSQIAIMQHDELGRLTEALKSMQIRAGVDFTETKRMNIENLRIRNALDIASSAAMIADATGTIIFMNRKVHEILVNEKDEAAMRKALKSRLASLDQQQEMNDVKVNGHVYSLTLTPVMNEDGTRAGAAVEWLDRTQELTVEKEVVEVVRAAVAGDFSKRLTLAGKDGFFRQLAEGINSLMETTAQGLNDFAGMLDALAKGDLTQPMTKEYQGMFGQLKEDANLTVTQLTQIIDQIKEAAELIGTASKEIADGNVDLSQRTEEQAANLEETAASMEQLTSTVKQNADNARQANQLASSASAVAVRGGEVVEQVVQTMSAINESSKRVVDIISVIDGIAFQTNILALNAAVEAARAGEQGRGFAVVATEVRTLAQRSAAAAKEIKELIGNSVHKVEDGTQLVDDAGKTMREVVLSVKRVTDIMGEISAASQEQSLGIEQVNQAITQMDEITQQNAALVEQAAAASESMREQAEHLAQAVATFKLEQGAGATQPFVERRGPNRATNVKRLPQASGTPKPAATALAKTGSDGEWEEF; encoded by the coding sequence ATGCGCATCAATATGCCGGTAACCAACATTGAGCTGGAAATGAAGGATGGAGAGTTTCTGGTCTCCAAAACCACGCCCAAAGGGGTGATTACCTATGTCAACCCGCCGTTCATTGAGATGAGTGGTTACACGGAAGCAGAGTTGATTGGCCAGGCGCACAACCTGGTCAGGCATCCGGACATGCCACCCGAAGCATTCGAGGATTTATGGACAACACTCAAACAGGAACGCCCATGGAGCGGCCTGGTGAAGAATCGCAGCAAGGAGGGAGGCTTTTACTGGGTATTTGCCAATGCCACGCCTATCCGGGAGCAGGGTCGGGTCACCGGGCATATGTCGGTACGCAGCAAACCATCACGTGAACAGATACAGGCAGCGGAGACGCTCTATCGCGAGATGCGCGAAGGGCGGGCAAACGTGCAGATCGTGGGCGGGGAAGTCATCAGCAAGGGCATTGCAGGGACAATCGGTCAAAAAATGAAGCAGTTGCAGCTACGGACGCAGATTATCCTGCTCGCCACTTTGCCCATGGTTGCGGCAGTGACGGCACTCTGGTTGACGGGGCAGCAGTCCTGGCTGGTTTATGGCAGTCTGATTGCCGGAGGACTGTTTTCAGTCGGACTCGGTGTGATGTTGTATCGCAATATTCGCTTGCCAGTCGAAATGTTGACCTCTCATCTGGAGAAAATGGCGCAAGGTGACTATACCAGCCAGATTGCTATCATGCAGCATGATGAACTTGGCAGGTTGACGGAAGCACTCAAATCCATGCAAATTCGTGCGGGGGTCGATTTTACCGAGACCAAGCGCATGAATATCGAGAATCTGCGTATCCGTAACGCGCTTGATATCGCTTCGTCCGCCGCCATGATCGCGGATGCAACAGGCACCATTATTTTCATGAACCGGAAGGTGCATGAAATATTGGTGAACGAGAAGGACGAGGCCGCGATGCGAAAGGCATTGAAGAGCCGCCTGGCCAGTCTCGACCAGCAGCAGGAGATGAATGACGTCAAAGTGAACGGACATGTGTATTCGCTCACGCTGACCCCGGTAATGAATGAGGATGGTACACGTGCCGGTGCGGCAGTCGAGTGGCTGGATCGCACCCAGGAACTGACCGTGGAAAAAGAAGTGGTTGAAGTCGTGCGGGCGGCGGTTGCCGGCGATTTTAGCAAACGTCTGACATTGGCTGGCAAGGATGGATTTTTCAGACAGTTGGCCGAGGGCATCAACTCGTTGATGGAAACTACCGCGCAGGGGCTGAATGATTTTGCAGGCATGCTGGATGCACTTGCCAAGGGAGATCTGACGCAGCCCATGACCAAAGAATATCAGGGCATGTTCGGCCAGTTAAAAGAGGATGCCAATCTGACCGTAACCCAACTGACCCAGATTATTGACCAGATCAAGGAAGCGGCGGAGCTGATTGGAACGGCCTCCAAGGAAATTGCCGATGGTAATGTTGACTTATCGCAGCGCACCGAAGAACAGGCGGCCAATCTGGAAGAAACCGCCGCCAGCATGGAGCAGCTGACTTCCACCGTGAAGCAGAACGCGGACAATGCCCGCCAGGCGAATCAACTGGCGTCTTCCGCCTCGGCAGTTGCGGTCAGGGGCGGCGAGGTGGTTGAGCAGGTGGTGCAGACCATGAGCGCGATCAATGAAAGCTCCAAAAGGGTTGTGGATATTATCAGCGTGATTGACGGCATTGCCTTTCAGACTAACATTCTGGCGCTGAACGCCGCAGTGGAAGCCGCGCGGGCGGGTGAACAGGGACGAGGTTTTGCGGTAGTGGCAACCGAAGTGCGCACGCTGGCGCAGCGCTCGGCAGCGGCAGCCAAAGAAATCAAAGAACTGATCGGCAACTCAGTACATAAGGTCGAGGATGGCACGCAACTGGTTGACGATGCCGGAAAAACGATGCGAGAGGTGGTGCTGTCAGTCAAACGGGTCACCGATATCATGGGTGAAATATCGGCGGCTTCCCAGGAACAAAGCCTCGGGATAGAGCAGGTTAATCAGGCTATTACCCAGATGGATGAAATCACCCAGCAGAACGCGGCGCTGGTGGAACAGGCAGCGGCAGCTTCCGAATCGATGCGTGAGCAGGCGGAGCATCTGGCACAAGCGGTAGCCACATTCAAGCTGGAACAGGGCGCTGGCGCAACCCAGCCGTTTGTGGAACGGCGCGGTCCCAATCGGGCAACCAATGTCAAGCGCCTGCCACAGGCCAGCGGTACTCCGAAACCAGCCGCGACTGCGCTGGCCAAAACCGGTTCTGATGGCGAGTGGGAGGAATTTTGA
- the cheD gene encoding chemoreceptor glutamine deamidase CheD, with translation MGNPDNPDQATNFYYDQYLKLEAVKLLPGEYYVTTRDMVLSTVLGSCVSACIYDFQSGIGGMNHFMLPSGKDDYGAQLPSARFGDSAMEILLREVLRRGARRANLVAKVFGGGNVQRAMITTHVGSQNARFVKDYLAKHQIRVLATDLAGINPRKIHFFPRSGKVLMKKLYVLHNDTILQREQRYNRLLLMAAKTVA, from the coding sequence ATCGGCAATCCAGACAACCCTGATCAGGCAACTAATTTTTACTACGATCAGTATCTCAAGCTTGAGGCGGTCAAGTTGTTGCCAGGAGAATACTACGTCACCACTCGGGATATGGTGTTGTCAACCGTGCTCGGGTCATGTGTTTCCGCCTGTATTTATGATTTTCAAAGCGGCATCGGTGGAATGAACCATTTCATGTTGCCGTCAGGCAAGGATGATTACGGTGCGCAATTGCCGAGCGCGCGTTTCGGGGATTCCGCCATGGAAATACTGCTACGGGAAGTGCTCCGGCGTGGTGCGCGCCGCGCCAATCTGGTTGCGAAGGTATTTGGTGGCGGAAATGTGCAGCGGGCAATGATCACCACTCATGTTGGCTCGCAGAATGCCAGGTTTGTCAAAGATTACCTCGCCAAACATCAAATCCGTGTGCTGGCTACTGATCTGGCAGGCATCAATCCGCGCAAGATTCATTTTTTCCCAAGAAGCGGCAAGGTGTTGATGAAAAAATTATATGTATTGCACAACGATACCATCCTGCAGCGTGAGCAGCGCTACAACCGTTTGCTGTTAATGGCCGCGAAAACCGTGGCGTAA
- a CDS encoding chemotaxis protein CheR — translation MIYARAGIALADNRQEMVYTRLSKRLRATGSQGFGEYLNHLDKNAEDQEWEAFVNALTTNLTAFFREEHHFPVLAEHIKKRRSGQVMKLWCSAASTGEEAYSMAITMVEAFGSIKPPVRILATDIDTNVLATATQGVYATERLENMSPARIKRFFLKGSGSQAGYVQVKRELQDMITFRQFNLLDAKWPLRGKFEAIFCRNVMIYFDKPTQYRILEKFAPLLDQEGLLFMGHSEVFTHAADLIKLCGRTIYKPVKQDSKPGG, via the coding sequence ATGATTTATGCGCGCGCAGGTATTGCACTGGCCGATAATCGGCAGGAAATGGTGTATACCCGGTTATCCAAACGACTGCGTGCAACCGGTTCACAAGGTTTTGGCGAGTACTTGAACCATCTGGACAAAAATGCTGAAGATCAGGAATGGGAGGCGTTTGTCAATGCGCTGACGACCAACCTGACGGCATTTTTTCGTGAAGAACATCATTTTCCGGTATTGGCCGAACACATCAAAAAAAGAAGAAGCGGACAAGTGATGAAGCTCTGGTGCAGCGCGGCTTCCACCGGCGAGGAGGCTTACTCGATGGCAATCACCATGGTGGAGGCATTTGGCTCAATCAAGCCGCCAGTACGTATTCTGGCAACTGATATTGATACGAATGTGCTGGCGACTGCCACGCAGGGAGTTTATGCAACTGAGCGGCTGGAAAATATGTCGCCGGCACGGATCAAACGTTTCTTTCTCAAAGGCAGTGGCAGCCAGGCGGGGTATGTTCAGGTAAAGCGTGAATTGCAGGACATGATTACATTCCGCCAGTTCAACCTGCTGGATGCCAAATGGCCATTACGTGGGAAGTTTGAAGCGATATTCTGTCGGAACGTTATGATTTATTTCGACAAACCAACACAGTATCGGATTCTGGAAAAATTTGCACCGCTTCTCGACCAGGAAGGACTCCTGTTTATGGGGCACTCTGAGGTTTTTACGCATGCCGCTGATCTGATCAAGCTGTGTGGCCGTACCATTTATAAACCCGTCAAACAGGATTCAAAACCGGGTGGGTAA